In Rhizoctonia solani chromosome 6, complete sequence, the sequence CCCACAATGTGCCTGTTTGAAGAGGTAAATCATGACTACCCTTTGTGAGTAAATAGCCTACTCACCGAAAGCTGGTATCCCACGCATCTTGCAGCCTTGCATCATTTCTTGATTCCCTTGCCAATTTGACGTGATGAAAACGACTTTATCAACTAGGTCAGTTTGTATGCGATAGTTTTGTAAAGTTTCACATACCCTCAGCTTTCCATAAAGAAAATGTTTCAGCCAGCAATTCCATAGTATTAGGACGCCCGAATTTCTTTGTATCCCACATAATCGCGCGATGCCCAACCCCACGTTCAATCAACCCCATAATAGTCGGACCGAGCGTTGCATTGGCATCCGAGCCTATTAAACCAAGTTATATGGGTGACCCCAGCCAAGTGGGAAATGATAGGTTTGTTCTTACCAATCCAAATCAAAAACCATTGGTCAGACTGCAAGCATGTTGAGAGCGCAGCCCCAATTCCAGTACCAGTGCATATTCTGATTCCGCGTTTATACAATGTCGATGTATTTCCAACGCCTGCGAACTGTAGCAACAGTCAATACGCAGGTTTCGCTACTTGGTGTTTTGATTACCTTCACTTCTCGGGTCCACAAATGGGTTGGTCTATCGACAACTAACTGGCGAGTGAAATCACCTTGGACGCCGCAAATCATGTAATGGTAGTTTGAATAGGGGCTTGCGCTATAAGGTGAAAATAAGTTGATCGATTGATTTTGCATTCTCTGGTCATAATACCTGATAATACCAAACGTGTGATACTCCCAGATCGCGGTACGAGAGATACGTCCCAATAGGCCTTGTTGCATTCCACGCTCGAATCGTATGATCGCGACTTTTTGTGATGGCTATGCAGATATATCACGTCATGAAGCGCACGTTTTAATGAAATATCCCGGTACTTACGATCTCGATATGGACCGGGACCTTGCGTGTATACGTCCAAGGTAATGCTACACTGAGTGAATCGTGAGCTTAGGGCACCAGAAATTAGCGAATAATCCTACGCCAAAGCCATGAAAATCGATAACCAGAGCTCCTGGTGGTGAGCAAATGAATAACTGTAGATTCCCCAGACTCGTGAGTTGCGATATCCGTTGTCGATAATAATGTACACCCAGGTAACAGTCACGGCTACGAGGGCAATTAGACTAAACAATTCAATGTAACTTAGTGAGACCTACACAACCACCCCAGGAACCTGTGATTGCGTTCGAAAATACTGAGAAGAGATTCAGCGAAAGTATCGTTATCCGAACATGGGAAACATACTTGTGATGTGTGTTTCTTATCCAAGGTGTCGCAGCGACCGCAGTAAATGCAACTGTAACCAAAACAGTAGCTCCCATAGCTAGAACCGCTGGAGCAACTGCAGACCGGTTTTTAAACAGTTCCACTAAATTGTATATAAGCCACCCAATCGCGGAGACGGAACAACCGGAATGAATCCCCCCAAGATGTTGGAGTACGGATGAGCAGCACAACCGCCACCATAAGGGAGTCCACTGGATACCTTCAGTAAGCAGACGCGCTCCAGGATCTCATGAATGTTTAATTACCTTAGCGAAGAGTGCGTTGACCAATAAATACAAGAGTCGCCCAAATAGTTCATTTCGAACTACAACTCCGGCGAGAATGTTCCCGATTACGATTCCACCCGTATTGCTGTGGGCGTACGGAAATTTCCCGGCCCCAGCGGCAATCATGCCAGCCAGCTCGAGAGATACAATAAATACCCAGAACTTTCTACACTAAAGTCAGCTTTCAATTAATTACTGAGTAAGAAAAGCTATCGTACCTGTATGTATTGAACCATAGCTGAAACCGAATCCAGCTCCCAGCTGGCTTGAACGTATTTCGCTTGTGCTTTAGCTGATACGGTAGCTTGGGAGTATCATCGCGCCACTTTCCTTTCTCTTCGAAAGTATAGGCAGCTTGCTGGCCTTGGTGCTTGAGTAAATCGGAAACAATACCAAGATCAAGAGTATTCGACTTGGGTGAACCTCCTGAAGCAGGGGTTGTTACAACTAAAGTATCGTCTTTGCTGTCACTTTGTAGTTTCAATTATTAGCTCTAAGCCAACGTACAACAAACTGTATACTTACAAAGCGGGCTCGCCAAAGCCTGCTTCTATATTGCTGAGGTCGGGACTACTCGAGTTAGTACTCATAGTGATACTGAACAAGTTCGAATCGCCTGCGAATACCACCCTGCCGAAGGTTCAGAACTAGGAATCGGTGCGTCGCTTGAGAATCTACAAGCGGTCTATATAGACGTAGATAAGAGGGAGCATAGGAAATAGAACCGAAGTTCCGCCCAGTCGCTAATAGCCGTTGTGTTGATCCACCCCAAGTTGATAGTGATACGGAGCTAGAGACGTCAAATAGGGTGGGATAGGTCGTACCGCAGCGGCATTTCGGGGCAATTAACAGTGGTTGAATAGATTCATGCTCGGTTTATTACTGAAAGCCCATCAGTCCGGCAACAAGTAGACCCACGTCGGAACTGTCACGCACAACGAAGATATCTCGAAGGGCAGGTCCAGAGCCAGTTTGAACAAGAATGAAAGATAACAAGTGAGTTGATGAGGTCCAGTACTGCATTTTTTATATAGTTTATAATGAAAAAAGACAAGGTAGCCAAGTCTGAATCACGTCTATGGATACCGATACATAGATCAGGCTGGCTGTGGCAGTGTGGCAGTACCCATGATTGGCCAAGTAAGGCTGATGCATCCACGTGACTCAAGTCACCTCTATAGATCCACGTGATCGAGACAAAATCGGAGAACGACATCCGCGAGCAGGTGTCCATCTGTCACGATAGCCGGGTCGTTCATGACTATGACGCTTTTGTTCCGAGCAACTAGTCACAGGAAGTCTCCTAAACCAACAGAACACTTCTTATAAACGACTGTCATTATTTCCTTTAGCCCTACTGGTAAGGCGATTTTCATTAGTTCGTCTACACCATTCGGTAGACGCTGTTGTGGATACGTTAATTTGCGACCTTATATTAAAGACAGATAACTATATAGCTAGATTGAATTCGTCGGCCTGGGTATCTGGATGTCTAGACCTTCTGAATCATGGTCGATTCGCTATTTAGTCTCAACATTTATTACTTAAGATAGTATTTTGGTCACTCTGTTGGTTTGATTGAGGTAGAATTTCGATAGCTATGTGTAAATGATTGAACTAAAACTTGTGGAGATACATAGAATAAATGTCCATATCGTGATTGGTAAACACAAACAAGCGATCTAAATACGAATTATTCGCTCTAAAATATAATATAAACTCTTAGCCCCAAAAACCCCAGCTTTTCTTAGAAATCCCACAATGTACCTGTAGATCGGTCAGTATGGGGCCAGAATTCTCGATTGAGACCGCCTACCGAAAGCTGGGATCCCTCTTTGCATACATCCTTGCATCATTTCCTGGTTTCCGTCCCAATTAGACGTGATCATTACGACTATACATGATCTCAGTCAGTAGCTGGTCCTTTTTATGAAGCTTTTTTACTACAGACCCTCTGCGTTCCACTTGTAAAACTGCTCGGCCAAAAGCTCCATCGTCTTCGGCCGTCCAAGCTTTTTAGTATCCCAAAGAATGGCACGATCTCCAACTCCCCGTTCTATGAGTTCGGCAATAGTGGGCCCAAAGGTTTTGAGCACATCGGAACCTATTGATGTGGCTATTTAACAATTGTAGAAGCAGACACACTTAAGCGAATACATACCTATCCAGATAAGGAACCACTGATCAGACTGTAGGCAAGTAGACAACGCTGCACCAATTCCGGTTCCGGTACAAATTCTAATTCCGCGACGGTAGAGAGTTGATGTGTTTCCAACCCCAGCAAACTTTATGACCGCTTCGGTAAGAATCAAAGGCATACTTGAAATCAAAGTGTTAGAAACATACCTTAACCTCTCGTGTCCATATATGCGTAGGCATATCGTTGACTAGGCTACGCGTAAAGTCACCCTGCACACCACACACCATGTAATGGTGCTTAGCATCTTTGCCTTCACTAAAAACGAGACCGTCTTAGACACTCAATAGCCAAGCTTATTAATATATTCGTACCTAATTGTTCCAAACGCGTGATACTCGAGAACCGCGGTACGTGAAATACGACCCAGGAGTCCTTGCTGCAACCCACGATCAAAACGAAGGACGGCAACCTTGGGGGAAGGCTGTCCGGGACCTAGTCAGTACCTATGAACATCCACTGTTTCAGGACTACTCACAATCTCAACGTGAATTGGAACTTTTCTTGTGTAGGTCCAAGGGAGAATAACTCTGTGTCAAGGTGAGAATCAGGTCAAACTATTAGGGATATAGTTCACTTACGCAATCGCCATGAATATTGAGAGCCATAGTTCCTGGTGGTGAGCAAAGGCGTAGCTATTGGCGGCGAAGCTACTCCGCGAGTTGCGATATCCGTTCTCCAGAATAATATAAATCCAAGTAACAATCACGGCTGAAGAAGAACGATGTACTGGAGTTAGTGACGTACTTCTTCAAAATCACTATTATGTTATCTCACCTGCCCAACCAAAGAACCTATGATTACGTTCGAAGACACTATATTTGGAAGGGTCAATCTAAATGCTAAGGAAAGAAATGATATATCGCACTTGTGGTGGGTATTGCGGACCCAAGGGACAGCACTGATGCACGTAAACACAATTACTACACACACAATGACACCCATCACGAGTACCCCCACGGCAATATCTTTATGATCTCGGAACAGGTTGACAAGGTTGTATATCAGCCATCCAACGGCCGAGACTGAGCAGCCCGAGTGGATACCCCCAAGATGCTGCAAAACCGAGGTGCATGCCAATCGGAACCAGAGCGGTGTCCACTGTGACTTGGTTCAGCCTAAGTTGTGGGAAAAAGAAAAACTGTTTACCTTAGCAAAGAACGTATTCACGATCAAGTACAAAAGTCGGCCAAATAATTCGTTGCGTACAACTACCCCGGCTAAAATGTTGCCAATGACAATACCTCCCGTATTCTCGTGTGCATAAGGGAAGTGGCCAAGTCCAGCAGTAATCATCCCAGCCAATTCAAACAAGATAATGAAGGTAAAGAATTTTCTAGTTAAACGCGACGAATCAAATTAGCTTCATGGCCCAATTTATTTACTGTTGTGTCATACCTATATGTATTGAACCATAGTTGAAATCGAATCCAACGCGAAGCAGGCACAAATCGcggtttgggtttgggcgCTGGGGCTGAAACGGCTGAAGGCTTTTCGTTGGTTGATTTTTCTATATCCTGGATCGACGGCTTATTGTCATTCTGAAGCATCACTGCAACAGCAGACAAGTCAACAGGTTGTGATACATCACTCTCCGTCTTCAGAGGAGTAGGCGACACGGTAGTATCTAAGTGTATAACCCTAACAACGACATAAATATAATTGACTAAACGATAAATAAATGCGTGTAACTTACTCGGAGCTTGAGCCGTCCTCGGCCAAGTTCAGCTGCTTGTTTGAGTTCATATGAATATGTGAGAGGGATATGTACTGTGACAAGGTGTGCCGATCGGGAAAGATTAGTGAGACCGGGGAGATGTGCTGGGCTGCTAGGCTGCACTGAGATACATCTCTCTCACTGACTCTCCTATTTATACCACTTATGAAGTTTGGGACAATTCCTGTGCTGCGATTGTGCTACAAACCTCAATAATGGATTTTCCCCGGTTGACCCTCAGGCTATAGCCAATCAGAAATCTTCTTCCGCAGTGCAGAAGGGCCTTGATAGTAGAACCACGCAATGGGGTACTCCGCCTCTTGCGGCTCAATTAACTTCACGGCAAGCATCAGTCAAGAGGTTGTGTCATCATACGCGGTTAGGCTGACCACAAACCCGGGCTGGCGACATGACCTCAAGCTGGAGCGCCCTTAGCCTCGGCCATCTTTCATTCCGTCCGACATACGATATAACTCATGGATTCGGCTCCGGTGCATCATTCGGGGACATTGCACAGTATTCATGATTCACCTATCGGATGCCGCATACCCCTGATATCTGGTCCCGTTCCTTTTTTTAAGTATCCCGGCGATAAGTTAGCTGATACACGCTATACTTTCCCAACCGAGCACAAAGCACAGGACCTGCGCTGATTGCAATACAGTCGACGCCCTCTCCATGCTCTCCCTCCGGATGCTCGTGTTTCGGTTTCTAGCTGACAAACGGGTTCGCAATTTCATGACTTTGCTTTCTAACTGTTTTTGTGCCACAGCCACTATCCCCATTAGGCACAATAACCGACAGCCTCTGGGTTCAGCGAAAAAAATTACACTTTCCTGTATTTAAGCAGAGCTCTTGTGAATACATGTCTCAATCTTGCCACCACAATTGCTTTGTCTCTTTAATTTTCTCTCTTTTTTGCGTCTTTTTTTAGATATCACTAGTGAGTATATGCTTCGCAATCCAGTCGACATCAATGCATTGGGTGTTAATCAACTTCCGTAAAAGCCCAATCATGTCCGAAGAGAGCCCCAAGCGCCAGCGCCTCACATTCCAGCAGCAGATTTTGCCCCCGGAGGACCCCGAGCGTGAACTTCGCGATATGTTTGCTCAGGCTAGGCTTTAGTCGAATAATTTGGTTTGCAAACTTTTGTGTCTGATCTCGTAACAATGTCGCTCCTTTAGTCCCTCCTTGCAATTAATACGCATATAGATTATGTGTCTTAAGCAATGCATCTCTTTGTACCGTTTGCTCGTGTGCAGCCCCTCAGAAACAAGAAAGCAGCTGATTATTAATCTACTGATTAAGCAAAAAACACCCCCTTCTTTTCCTAGAAACGTGCATTTGAATTGGAGCCCATCAACGAGCATGGAGAGGGCGTCGACTGTACATCCATGACTCCTCGATATGCCGAACGGCTTGCTAAACCCTGAAACGATCGGTTCGAGATCATGCCGCGGGATGTGTAATGCCCTATCACACAGTCGAGGGACGCCAAGTGCCTATCTGGCCCCTTAGTTCGATAAGAAGACCGATGAATTGGCTCGGACAAGTCAATCATTTGATGGGCGTACTTGCTATCGCCCCGTCTTATTCATCTTCCCTTCAACGGAGCTTTGGGGCAGATCTCGAATAACCTTTCGGCACGGCCACCGATACCATCCTTAAACGTACCGCTTCATCAGTAAACTGCTTTAAATAAAATTCCAACTAAAACTTGAGAGTGTTTGCGGATTACAGTTATTTGGCATCAGCTATATTTAAACAGAATGCGTACAATTCCTACTGCGACGAGCTCTTACAAACTATCAGCACAGAGCTCTTATACTATATTTATTCACATGACCATAGGATGGAATCCACATGGAAGCTTCAAGTCCGCCGTCCAATAGCCTTACCCACACATTATTGCAGAGGATTCGACCATGTCGCCTTCCGCTAACGCCATCACACCATATATAAAGAATTCCATCAATTTAGCCTATTAACAACAGAAACAGGTGTATATGCAACTGAGACGGACTTCTATGGAAGTTTTCCTCTCTTTATCCTGGACGGATAACCTACTTGGCCAGAACTAGGAACAACGTGGAATCGCAGTCAGAACGATATAGATTCAAGTGAGGGTTTAGCCCTTGATTGCATTTTCGTAGATTAAACTCCTTTGGAATGCTTGACTGCGGCGCATTCGCCCCTATAATAGATGAGTGCTTGATCTAGAGCGTAGTAATACTTGATATTCCACAAAAACTTATGAATTTCATCATGACACGCCGGCTCTAACGGAGCGCCTGCAAGGCCATGGAATGATGCTGGGAGTATGGCTGACTGAGCTCAGATGAGTACTTAGTAAACAGTCATGACTCATGTTATCGATAGAAGTATAACCTAGCTGATTCTTGGTGTCCTAGTCCTGGGTAATAATCGAGTAGTAAATGGTATTTTCAGGCGTTTGGTATATTTGATGCAAGTACAGCGACCGTTTAGGGGGATAATGTTATTCTTGGATTTGATATACCCATCAAACTCTGAAAGCTAAGATAACAGAGTAGCTGCGCATGAGTGTTGTAACCTATGCTAAGCGATATGATGCACTAGAAGGCTGCTGCGTGCACTGCGAGGAAACGAAGGACGTCGGTGTTCATATATTTATAGATTGTTGGAATCTTTCCCAGCATCCCTGATATACGATACTCGGCCTACCGAGAAAAAATGCAGTAGGGAGAGAGTCAAAACGCTACGTGAATATCAACCAAGGAGATTTCTCAGGGAGCTTATCCCCATACGTTTTGTTCCTGGAGCACTGAATCAATGGTGAAAGGAGGACAATAAATATCTGGTCCCGTTGTGTCATCTGCTATTGAAATATATAACTATGGACTGTAAGAAGTCAACATCGGGAGCAATTATGCGCAAGCTAACACACTACTTGACCCAGGTCCCACGCCATCATAAGCCAAATCACACTCCTACGTATCCGAAGACTGGCTTGCCAGACCGAGAGCCGCGAATGCACCCTATACACTGCCATGCAAAATATAACAGAAACCCTACAAACACGAGGCCAACGGTTGCAATGATAATAGACACGGTCTCAGCCGAGGAACTATTTCCTGTGCTGGACACATTGGCGGGATTTGTCGAGTTGGCGGCCGTAATCTCCGCGCGTGGATGTATGATTTGAAATATAGGTGTAATTTGCTGAAAGAGTTTGTGAAGAGAATCGTTGGGGTATTATTTTGTAACTCACATCCATTGTAAAGTAATCTCCGGATCTATGCTTTTCGCAATCTACTCTTGGGTTTGCTCCATTCCGTGGGCtaagaagaggaagacggATAAGACAAGTTTACATTCGCCCCGTTTTATCTAAGTGTACGAACCAACTGGGGGTTTGGGCGTCGAGCGCGGGCACCTGAGCAGCTGCTAGATGCCCGCAGGCACATAAAAGACAGAAGAAAATCATAAAAAGAGTCTTTCTTGACCAGCTAGAAGACATTTTTAGGCCTATGACAGCAAGTGAATCGCGGACAGAAACTTGGTTCAATCCTGAAGTATGAATAGTCCGTGAGaaaataagcaccaaagcacAAAGAATAAATTCCAGAAAATACAATGGCCTTATTCTAACACGGCCTACAGAAGTCAGGAACAAACACCATTCACAGATACAACAACTGATGAATTGAGGCAGAGAGTTGCTAAGACAACGCTTAAGCGCTCGGCGCGGGACACTAATTTATGCAGCTGTAGCGCCCTTATCTCTACGGGGACCGACAACTCCGGAGTACTCACTGACTCGTAAAGGTAAGCGAGCACTCTGGAGCCTTTTTGCATGGTTTTTGGAAGCGCTCCGGAGTGTTTCGGGCCTGTTCGACCCAAACGAGCAGGTTCTAGAATCTGAACACTGGTACTCTGCAGCGTTTTGGAGATCTCCCCAGGTTTAAAACTGGCAAGGG encodes:
- a CDS encoding nonribosomal peptide synthetase, which produces MSTNSSSPDLSNIEAGFGEPAFDSKDDTLVVTTPASGGSPKSNTLDLGIVSDLLKHQGQQAAYTFEEKGKWRDDTPKLPYQLKHKRNTFKPAGSWIRFQLWFNTYRKFWVFIVSLELAGMIAAGAGKFPYAHSNTGGIVIGNILAGVVVRNELFGRLLYLLVNALFAKWTPLWWRLCCSSVLQHLGGIHSGCSVSAIGWLIYNLVELFKNRSAVAPAVLAMGATVLVTVAFTAVAATPWIRNTHHNIFERNHRFLGWLSVTVTWVYIIIDNGYRNSRVWGIYSYSFAHHQELWLSIFMALAVALPWTYTRKVPVHIEIPSQKVAIIRFERGMQQGLLGRISRTAIWEYHTFGIISASPYSNYHYMICGVQGDFTRQLVVDRPTHLWTREVKFAGVGNTSTLYKRGIRICTGTGIGAALSTCLQSDQWFLIWIGSDANATLGPTIMGLIERGVGHRAIMWDTKKFGRPNTMELLAETFSLWKAEVVFITSNWQGNQEMMQGCKMRGIPAFGE
- a CDS encoding nonribosomal peptide synthetase: MNSNKQLNLAEDGSSSEVIHLDTTVSPTPLKTESDVSQPVDLSAVAVMLQNDNKPSIQDIEKSTNEKPSAVSAPAPKPKPRFVPASRWIRFQLWFNTYRKFFTFIILFELAGMITAGLGHFPYAHENTGGIVIGNILAGVVVRNELFGRLLYLIVNTFFAKWTPLWFRLACTSVLQHLGGIHSGCSVSAVGWLIYNLVNLFRDHKDIAVGVLVMGVIVCVVIVFTCISAVPWVRNTHHNVFERNHRFFGWAAVIVTWIYIILENGYRNSRSSFAANSYAFAHHQELWLSIFMAIAVILPWTYTRKVPIHVEIPSPKVAVLRFDRGLQQGLLGRISRTAVLEYHAFGTISEGKDAKHHYMVCGVQGDFTRSLVNDMPTHIWTREVKFAGVGNTSTLYRRGIRICTGTGIGAALSTCLQSDQWFLIWIGSDVLKTFGPTIAELIERGVGDRAILWDTKKLGRPKTMELLAEQFYKWNAEVVMITSNWDGNQEMMQGCMQRGIPAFGTLWDF